From a single Fulvivirga ulvae genomic region:
- a CDS encoding 4Fe-4S binding protein has product MALLITEECINCGACEPECPNTAIYEGGEEWSWSEGTDLSEVELEDGSVTPGDEQQTPISDSFFYIVSGKCTECVGFHEEPQCAAVCPVDCCVPDPDYEETEEELSEKQQWLHAS; this is encoded by the coding sequence ATGGCACTACTAATAACAGAAGAATGCATTAACTGCGGGGCCTGCGAGCCAGAATGCCCCAATACCGCTATCTACGAAGGTGGCGAAGAGTGGTCATGGAGTGAGGGTACGGATCTCTCTGAGGTGGAGCTTGAGGATGGCTCAGTTACACCGGGAGACGAACAGCAAACCCCCATTTCAGACAGCTTTTTCTATATCGTTTCAGGTAAATGTACAGAATGCGTAGGCTTCCATGAAGAGCCGCAATGTGCTGCCGTTTGTCCGGTAGACTGCTGTGTACCTGACCCCGATTATGAAGAAACAGAGGAGGAGTTATCAGAAAAACAACAGTGGCTACATGCCTCATAA
- a CDS encoding trans-sulfuration enzyme family protein, giving the protein MPEYKHFETKAIRNQSERSGFREHSVPLYITSSFTFEDAEQARALFADEVDGNIYTRFSNPNNTEFIDKLCAMEGTEDGIATASGMAAMFSSMAALLKNGDHILASRSVFGSTHQLFTQVFPKWGIEHSYADINNQDDWEKKIKPNTKMIFVETPSNPALDIIDLEWLGQLAKRHNLILNVDNCFATPYLQQPAKYGAHLVTHSATKFIDGQGRTIAGAILGTKELINEIRFFTRHTGPSLSPFNGWLLSKSLETLAVRMDRHCDSAIRIAEYLEGHDELELVKYPFLGSHPQSQLAKKQMKMGGGLVTFVVKGGIDRGRKFLNSLKMLSLTANLGDSRTIATHPASTTHSKLTDEERAEVGILPGLVRISVGLENVNDILEDIENALRASK; this is encoded by the coding sequence ATGCCGGAATACAAACATTTTGAAACCAAAGCCATACGTAACCAGAGCGAGCGCTCCGGGTTTAGGGAGCACTCAGTGCCTCTTTACATTACCTCAAGTTTTACTTTTGAAGATGCCGAACAGGCACGTGCGTTATTTGCAGATGAGGTAGATGGTAATATTTATACCCGATTTTCAAACCCTAACAACACCGAGTTTATCGACAAACTTTGTGCTATGGAGGGTACGGAAGACGGGATAGCTACTGCCTCCGGAATGGCGGCTATGTTTTCCAGCATGGCAGCTCTTCTAAAAAATGGCGATCATATATTGGCTTCAAGATCTGTTTTTGGCTCTACTCATCAGCTATTCACTCAGGTGTTTCCAAAATGGGGCATCGAGCATTCATATGCAGATATCAATAATCAGGACGATTGGGAAAAGAAGATCAAACCCAACACTAAAATGATCTTTGTGGAGACTCCTTCAAACCCTGCACTGGATATCATCGATCTGGAGTGGCTGGGGCAATTGGCTAAGAGGCACAATCTAATTTTAAATGTTGATAATTGCTTCGCAACACCGTATTTACAGCAACCAGCCAAATATGGAGCGCACCTGGTAACACACTCTGCCACTAAATTTATTGACGGGCAAGGCAGAACTATTGCCGGAGCTATATTGGGCACAAAAGAATTGATCAATGAAATCAGGTTTTTCACCCGGCATACCGGCCCTTCATTATCACCTTTCAATGGGTGGCTGTTGAGCAAGAGCCTTGAAACTTTGGCCGTACGTATGGACCGCCACTGCGACAGCGCCATTAGAATTGCCGAGTACCTTGAAGGACATGACGAACTGGAATTGGTAAAGTATCCGTTCCTTGGATCTCATCCGCAAAGCCAGCTCGCAAAAAAGCAAATGAAGATGGGTGGCGGACTAGTGACTTTTGTAGTTAAGGGAGGAATTGATCGTGGCCGCAAATTTTTGAACAGTCTTAAAATGCTGTCGCTTACAGCTAACCTGGGAGATTCGAGAACCATAGCCACTCACCCTGCTTCTACCACTCATTCAAAACTTACAGATGAGGAAAGAGCCGAAGTAGGTATACTACCCGGACTGGTACGGATATCCGTAGGTCTGGAAAATGTAAATGATATACTTGAAGACATTGAAAACGCACTAAGAGCATCAAAATGA
- a CDS encoding HEPN domain-containing protein: MSIVLDQKISKAAQKDIHELQQKISQFKKGEIQEERFKAFRLARGVYGQRQLGVQMFRLKLPYGKLTGDQLIRIADLSEEYTNGNLHTTTRQNIQLHYVHLEDTPEMWAKLEEKGVTTKEACGNTVRTITASPMAGIDPDEPFDVAVYAHAAFEFFLRNPICQDMGRKIKIAFSSSDKDSAFTYIHDFGFIPRIKDGVKGFKVVVGGGLGAQTFIAETAFEFLPADKIIPFMEAGLRVFDRYGEREKRHKARLKFLIEPKRGLGLEKFLELVKQEQTANAFQSYPVETEAIPVEIPEKQETPEVSITNEAQYQEWLSTNVFEQKQKGFYAIKVRLPLGNIHAEKARELVRLTKGYIADDIRVTVGQGLLLKFARKEYLPYLHYVLDHLGLAAPGADTIIDVTACPGTDTCNLGVTNSTGVAAELEKLIYNEYHSLIADADIHIKISGCMNSCGQHMIANIGFHGSSIKNGASVIPALQVVLGGGIDEYGRGFIADKVIKLPTKKIPEAVRRLLNDYDANSEEGEYFNYYYLRQGKMYFYNLLKSLADVQALSKDDYLDWGETEAFVPEIGTGECAGVSYDVVSTILNDAGERLHYSGEALEDGYYSDSIYHSYSTFVIAAKALLLSKDVHCNTHIGIIKDFAEHFEAVALQVDFEATVLQINQRIPEPVFAKEYHEQAKNFFQKVVALRKEDEENGKDKEVISNYYKA; this comes from the coding sequence ATGAGCATAGTACTAGACCAAAAGATCTCCAAAGCAGCTCAAAAAGACATTCATGAACTGCAACAGAAGATATCACAATTTAAAAAAGGTGAGATCCAGGAAGAGCGCTTCAAAGCTTTCCGGCTCGCTCGTGGCGTGTATGGCCAGCGCCAGCTTGGCGTGCAGATGTTCCGGCTCAAGTTGCCCTATGGCAAGCTTACCGGAGATCAACTGATCCGTATTGCGGACCTTTCAGAAGAGTACACCAACGGGAATTTGCATACCACCACCCGGCAGAATATTCAACTGCACTATGTGCATCTGGAGGATACGCCTGAGATGTGGGCAAAGCTGGAGGAAAAAGGAGTGACTACCAAAGAGGCCTGTGGCAACACGGTAAGGACTATAACCGCTTCCCCTATGGCTGGTATTGATCCTGATGAGCCCTTCGATGTGGCAGTCTACGCTCATGCGGCCTTTGAGTTCTTCCTGAGAAATCCGATATGCCAGGATATGGGGAGAAAAATAAAGATTGCCTTTTCTTCCAGCGATAAAGATTCGGCCTTTACTTATATCCATGATTTTGGTTTTATACCCAGGATCAAAGATGGCGTAAAGGGATTTAAAGTAGTGGTTGGTGGAGGCCTGGGTGCACAGACTTTCATTGCCGAAACTGCATTCGAGTTTCTGCCGGCAGACAAGATCATACCTTTTATGGAAGCCGGCCTGAGAGTTTTTGACCGCTATGGCGAACGCGAAAAACGACATAAAGCAAGGCTGAAATTCCTGATCGAACCTAAAAGAGGTCTAGGTCTGGAGAAGTTTTTGGAACTTGTGAAGCAGGAGCAAACGGCAAATGCTTTTCAGTCCTACCCGGTGGAAACGGAAGCCATACCGGTAGAAATACCTGAAAAACAGGAAACCCCGGAGGTTAGCATTACCAATGAGGCACAGTATCAGGAGTGGCTTAGCACCAATGTTTTTGAACAAAAACAAAAAGGATTCTACGCCATTAAAGTACGCTTGCCATTGGGCAATATCCATGCTGAAAAAGCCCGGGAGCTTGTGAGACTAACCAAAGGGTATATTGCTGATGACATCAGGGTGACTGTCGGCCAGGGACTGTTGCTTAAGTTTGCCCGAAAAGAATACCTGCCATACCTGCACTATGTGCTGGATCACCTGGGCCTTGCTGCACCTGGCGCTGATACTATCATAGATGTAACCGCCTGCCCTGGAACTGACACTTGTAACCTTGGCGTAACCAACAGTACAGGTGTGGCAGCTGAGCTTGAAAAGTTGATCTACAATGAATACCACTCGCTGATCGCTGATGCGGATATTCATATAAAAATAAGTGGTTGCATGAACTCATGCGGCCAGCACATGATTGCCAACATAGGTTTTCATGGTAGCTCTATTAAAAACGGAGCATCAGTCATTCCTGCTCTACAGGTAGTATTAGGTGGTGGTATTGATGAGTATGGTCGTGGCTTTATTGCGGATAAGGTTATCAAACTACCTACAAAAAAAATTCCTGAAGCCGTAAGAAGGTTATTGAATGACTATGATGCAAACTCTGAGGAAGGGGAATATTTCAACTACTATTACCTGAGACAGGGCAAAATGTATTTCTACAATCTGCTAAAGTCTCTTGCGGATGTTCAGGCACTTAGCAAAGATGACTACCTGGATTGGGGAGAAACTGAAGCTTTTGTACCTGAAATAGGAACCGGCGAGTGTGCCGGCGTAAGCTATGATGTAGTGAGTACCATACTTAATGATGCAGGCGAAAGATTGCACTATTCCGGCGAAGCACTGGAAGACGGGTACTATTCGGACTCTATTTACCATAGCTACAGCACATTCGTAATTGCCGCCAAAGCACTTTTATTGAGCAAAGATGTGCATTGCAACACGCATATAGGCATAATCAAAGATTTTGCGGAGCACTTTGAGGCTGTTGCGCTGCAAGTTGACTTTGAAGCTACTGTTCTTCAGATCAACCAGCGTATACCTGAACCTGTATTCGCAAAAGAATATCACGAACAGGCAAAGAACTTCTTTCAAAAGGTAGTAGCCCTCAGAAAAGAAGATGAAGAGAATGGAAAAGATAAAGAGGTAATTTCTAACTATTACAAAGCATGA
- the cobA gene encoding uroporphyrinogen-III C-methyltransferase, whose amino-acid sequence MSKTGQLTLVGAGPGDPDLISIKGVKAIASAEVLLYDALINKQLLKYAVSTCEKIYVGKRAGSHSSTQDEINQLIVEHALQGKHVVRLKGGDPLIFARGKEEIDYAKAFGIHTDVVIGISSLNLPGYYGIPLTTRGINESFWVVTATNKHGKLSTDARLAAQSSATVVYFMGLGKLPEIVSIYQSLEKHDTPVAIISQGSLPTAQVVTGTISSIIKQSAGIPAPALIVIGESVNEYLNVYAPVKTRKDEY is encoded by the coding sequence ATGAGTAAAACTGGACAATTAACTTTAGTGGGGGCCGGGCCGGGAGACCCGGACCTCATCTCTATAAAAGGTGTAAAAGCTATAGCATCTGCCGAAGTATTGCTATATGATGCATTAATTAACAAACAGTTGCTAAAATATGCAGTAAGCACCTGCGAGAAGATTTACGTTGGCAAAAGGGCCGGAAGCCATAGCTCAACTCAAGATGAGATCAACCAGCTCATAGTTGAGCACGCGCTGCAAGGTAAACATGTAGTACGTCTTAAGGGTGGCGATCCGCTTATTTTTGCCAGGGGTAAAGAAGAGATCGACTATGCAAAGGCTTTTGGTATACATACTGATGTGGTTATAGGCATCTCGAGTCTGAATTTGCCCGGCTATTATGGTATTCCGCTTACTACAAGGGGAATAAATGAGAGCTTTTGGGTAGTAACTGCTACTAATAAACACGGAAAGCTGTCAACCGATGCAAGACTTGCCGCCCAGTCTTCTGCTACAGTTGTTTATTTTATGGGCTTGGGCAAGCTACCGGAGATCGTTTCCATCTATCAGTCGCTGGAGAAGCATGACACTCCTGTTGCCATCATATCGCAGGGTTCACTACCCACTGCTCAAGTAGTTACAGGCACAATAAGCTCAATTATAAAGCAGAGCGCCGGCATTCCTGCCCCTGCATTGATCGTAATTGGCGAATCTGTCAATGAATATCTTAATGTTTATGCACCTGTAAAGACCAGAAAGGATGAATACTGA
- a CDS encoding precorrin-2 dehydrogenase/sirohydrochlorin ferrochelatase family protein encodes MNTENNLFPIFLKIRQIKTLIVGGGNVALEKLNALLKNDPGANIVLIGREISGEIRARVNGIDTISLHQRAFLPSDLHSGIQMLILATNNRDLNAVIYGMARAKGILTNVADTPDLCDFYLGSTVTKGNLKIGISTNGQSPTFAKRFREVLEDILPDETNELVNNLNKIRNSLKVSFSEKVRILNDKTKELVSK; translated from the coding sequence ATGAATACTGAAAACAATCTGTTTCCTATTTTCCTAAAGATAAGGCAGATCAAGACCCTTATTGTAGGTGGTGGAAATGTAGCACTTGAAAAGCTCAACGCGCTGCTTAAAAATGACCCGGGAGCAAACATCGTACTTATTGGGCGTGAGATCAGTGGAGAGATAAGAGCCCGGGTAAATGGAATCGATACTATATCACTACATCAGAGAGCCTTTTTACCCAGCGATCTTCACAGCGGCATTCAGATGCTGATACTGGCTACAAATAACAGAGACCTTAACGCTGTGATTTACGGTATGGCAAGAGCCAAAGGCATATTGACTAATGTAGCTGATACACCGGACCTGTGTGATTTCTACCTGGGATCTACTGTGACAAAAGGTAATTTAAAAATTGGGATTTCCACTAACGGACAGTCCCCGACTTTTGCCAAGCGTTTCAGGGAAGTACTGGAAGATATACTCCCTGATGAAACCAATGAATTGGTTAACAACCTGAATAAGATAAGAAACAGCCTCAAAGTTTCCTTTTCAGAGAAAGTGAGAATATTGAATGATAAAACCAAAGAGTTAGTCTCAAAGTAA
- a CDS encoding phosphoadenylyl-sulfate reductase, producing the protein MMNIQETNEEYESMSPEERLKKLFENHPPSDILVTSSFGSTSSVLLHMINKIKPGHPIYFIDTTFHFDETLDFKDRMIRQLNLNVINVKARSNKNKFTHDNKTWKYNPDLCCYINKVEPLDQIKKSYKFWISGLMAYQNANRKNIQIFQPKDKLIKFHPLIDMTPSEVALYQLIHELPIQPLTGQGYSSIGCFHCTKKGAGRNGRWADMAKTECGLHV; encoded by the coding sequence ATGATGAATATACAAGAAACTAATGAAGAGTATGAGTCGATGTCTCCGGAAGAACGGTTAAAAAAGTTATTTGAGAACCATCCTCCCTCGGATATCCTGGTTACTTCCTCCTTTGGAAGTACTTCCTCTGTTTTATTGCACATGATCAATAAGATAAAGCCCGGCCATCCCATCTATTTCATTGATACCACATTCCACTTTGACGAAACACTGGATTTTAAGGACAGAATGATCCGGCAGCTAAACCTGAATGTTATAAACGTCAAAGCCAGAAGCAACAAGAATAAATTTACCCACGATAACAAAACCTGGAAATATAACCCCGATCTGTGCTGCTATATCAATAAGGTAGAGCCGCTTGACCAGATAAAAAAATCTTACAAATTCTGGATTTCAGGTTTAATGGCTTATCAAAATGCAAATCGTAAAAACATACAGATATTTCAACCTAAAGATAAACTTATTAAGTTCCACCCTTTAATTGATATGACTCCATCTGAAGTAGCTCTTTATCAGCTTATCCACGAACTCCCGATTCAGCCATTGACCGGCCAGGGATATAGCTCTATCGGCTGCTTTCACTGTACTAAAAAAGGAGCCGGAAGAAACGGGCGATGGGCGGATATGGCCAAAACTGAATGTGGGCTGCATGTATAA
- a CDS encoding ATP-binding protein, producing the protein MKGKIILTFALALLALTVIGFVGQDTLTQLIVSIKKESQPNPKLISLKEILSDLSDAENSVRTYTITRESENLTPFYESISTIDNKINSLYELTKNKEQLKMVDSLQLLIEKKYSILKQLIDIKKDQDAEEVLERVLENIARLREKDSIPRPIVKSNSFDPDENYDRIKKVEIPEPKQEEKKVSIFQRIFGSNEESQEVQEEPQEELLTEEATETSDISDTTTQQSRSKPYTLPNSPNDLNSSDIGQIISKIGQERSENIKAVREQELALTQRDNNLMKEIRKMANKIEDREKTISVNRAEAAQKATDKAIYIMSLTWIIALIIFAILLFIIINDISRNQRNKERLKKAKERAEKLARVKEEFLSNMSHEIRTPLNSIIGYTEQLEYTALNPEQRKYLKSIHHSGDHLLTIINDILDYAKLESGQLSLEEICFAVEQNISDVADTFRNQIVQKNLELNYKIDEDVPEILLGDPVRFRQILINLISNAIKFTPSGQITVTVSQEQMVDEQVRLRLVVSDTGIGIPKGKLNSIFKNFAQADSSTTRKYGGTGLGLSIVKKIANLHNGTVTVDSEENKGTSFTVELMYKVGKKENLQETQKRAPACYTPLEGRKILVIDDQEFNLELIKVIFDKWKIDSTLLNSGKQAIANIKEHDYDMIFMDVQMPEMSGLEVTKQIRKFESKHNKHTPIVALTAAASKEEAENCIRHGMNGYLLKPFTQNNLFLKITETLGIDTEEAPLEESPAGNPADVINLEDLNELSNGNPAFVVNMLNIFIKNFDVDLVDLQNALEIKDWNKLRGKSHKMIPPCRHLGFNTLMTDLKEIENESQEGQDLNKVDKLVRSVSDNYGKIKPVIEAEITNIQKSIPESAA; encoded by the coding sequence ATGAAAGGTAAAATCATTTTAACCTTTGCCCTTGCACTTTTGGCGCTTACAGTAATAGGATTTGTAGGTCAGGACACACTTACACAGCTTATTGTATCCATAAAAAAAGAGTCGCAACCCAACCCCAAACTTATCTCGCTTAAAGAGATTCTGAGCGATCTCTCCGATGCAGAAAATAGCGTGCGGACCTACACAATTACCAGGGAATCTGAAAACCTGACACCATTCTATGAGTCCATCTCGACGATAGACAATAAGATCAACAGCCTTTATGAACTAACCAAAAATAAGGAACAGCTGAAAATGGTAGATTCTCTGCAGCTGCTGATAGAGAAAAAGTACAGTATACTTAAGCAGCTCATTGATATCAAAAAAGATCAGGATGCCGAGGAGGTGCTTGAACGGGTACTTGAAAATATTGCCCGGCTCAGAGAAAAAGATTCGATCCCCCGACCTATAGTTAAAAGCAATAGCTTTGACCCTGACGAAAATTATGACCGTATTAAAAAAGTAGAGATTCCTGAACCCAAACAAGAAGAGAAAAAGGTCTCTATATTTCAAAGAATATTTGGCAGCAATGAAGAATCGCAGGAAGTACAGGAAGAGCCGCAGGAGGAACTTCTGACAGAAGAAGCGACCGAAACCAGTGACATTTCAGATACCACAACTCAACAAAGCAGGTCAAAACCGTACACACTCCCAAACTCTCCTAACGATCTGAACTCCAGCGACATTGGCCAGATCATTTCAAAGATTGGCCAGGAACGGAGCGAGAACATCAAAGCGGTAAGGGAACAGGAGCTGGCGCTCACCCAACGTGACAATAATCTTATGAAAGAGATAAGAAAGATGGCCAATAAAATTGAGGACCGGGAAAAAACTATATCTGTTAACCGGGCTGAGGCTGCCCAAAAAGCTACCGATAAAGCCATTTATATCATGAGCCTGACTTGGATCATTGCCCTCATTATTTTTGCCATACTGCTTTTTATTATCATCAATGATATTTCCAGAAATCAAAGAAATAAGGAGCGTCTGAAAAAAGCGAAAGAACGTGCCGAAAAGCTGGCAAGGGTCAAGGAAGAGTTTTTATCAAACATGAGCCATGAGATACGCACACCGCTCAACTCAATTATAGGTTATACAGAACAACTTGAATATACCGCTCTAAACCCTGAGCAAAGAAAGTATCTCAAGAGCATTCATCACTCCGGTGACCATCTGCTTACCATCATTAACGATATTCTTGACTATGCCAAGCTAGAATCCGGCCAGCTCTCTCTTGAAGAAATTTGTTTCGCAGTAGAGCAAAACATCAGCGATGTAGCTGATACCTTTCGTAACCAGATAGTGCAGAAAAATCTCGAACTCAACTACAAGATAGACGAGGATGTCCCCGAGATATTACTTGGAGACCCTGTTAGGTTCAGGCAAATATTGATTAATCTTATAAGTAATGCAATAAAGTTTACCCCGTCAGGGCAAATTACCGTAACGGTTAGTCAAGAGCAAATGGTGGATGAACAAGTAAGACTCCGGCTGGTGGTTTCCGATACAGGCATAGGGATCCCTAAAGGCAAGCTCAATTCTATATTCAAGAATTTTGCACAGGCCGATTCCAGTACTACCAGAAAATACGGCGGCACGGGCCTTGGCTTATCTATTGTAAAGAAAATAGCCAACCTGCATAACGGAACAGTTACTGTAGACAGCGAAGAAAATAAAGGAACATCCTTTACAGTAGAACTGATGTATAAAGTGGGTAAAAAGGAAAATCTTCAGGAAACTCAAAAACGTGCGCCGGCATGCTACACTCCACTGGAAGGTAGAAAAATACTGGTTATTGATGATCAGGAATTTAACCTGGAACTCATAAAAGTCATATTTGACAAATGGAAAATAGACAGTACCCTGCTAAATTCAGGAAAGCAGGCTATTGCCAATATCAAAGAGCACGACTATGACATGATATTTATGGATGTACAAATGCCTGAAATGAGTGGTCTGGAGGTGACAAAACAGATTAGAAAATTTGAAAGCAAACACAACAAGCACACCCCCATAGTTGCACTAACAGCCGCAGCATCCAAAGAAGAAGCAGAAAATTGCATCCGGCACGGCATGAACGGTTACTTGCTGAAGCCTTTCACACAAAACAACCTCTTTCTTAAAATAACCGAAACTCTCGGGATCGATACCGAGGAAGCTCCCCTGGAAGAAAGCCCTGCAGGCAACCCCGCAGATGTTATAAACCTGGAGGATCTTAACGAGTTATCTAATGGAAACCCTGCTTTTGTGGTAAACATGCTTAATATCTTCATCAAGAATTTTGACGTAGACTTAGTTGATCTTCAAAACGCCTTAGAAATCAAGGACTGGAATAAGCTAAGGGGCAAATCGCATAAAATGATTCCACCTTGCCGCCACCTTGGGTTTAACACTTTGATGACTGACCTTAAGGAGATCGAAAATGAAAGCCAGGAAGGTCAGGACCTTAATAAAGTAGATAAGCTGGTAAGGAGTGTCAGCGACAACTACGGAAAAATAAAACCGGTGATAGAAGCTGAGATTACCAATATTCAGAAGAGCATCCCCGAATCAGCAGCATAG
- a CDS encoding response regulator, translated as MEIIKQQEEVEKLDTVKKNSPLKVFIVDDDEYFNNILQSYVSKIGKEINQPMEASGFLNGSDCLKEIKKDPDYVILDFYLDENNDITLTGYDVLEKIKKYNPDIKVIVISQMHEWENFKEEFRRFGASDFLKKDDDLYNNLKEMMRQSDIDLQ; from the coding sequence ATGGAAATTATTAAACAACAAGAAGAAGTCGAAAAGTTGGATACAGTTAAAAAGAATTCTCCATTGAAAGTATTTATTGTCGATGACGATGAGTACTTCAATAATATACTACAATCATATGTAAGTAAAATAGGCAAGGAAATTAACCAACCTATGGAAGCCAGTGGCTTTCTTAATGGCTCAGACTGCCTTAAAGAAATAAAAAAAGACCCGGATTATGTCATTCTGGATTTTTACCTGGATGAAAATAATGACATTACGCTAACAGGATATGATGTGCTGGAAAAAATCAAAAAATACAATCCTGATATAAAAGTAATCGTGATCTCGCAGATGCATGAATGGGAAAATTTCAAAGAGGAATTCAGGAGGTTTGGAGCCTCTGATTTTCTTAAAAAAGATGATGACCTTTATAACAATCTGAAAGAGATGATGCGCCAAAGCGATATTGATCTGCAATAA
- a CDS encoding sigma-54-dependent transcriptional regulator, whose product MAKFSIYVVEDDEWYRELLSHNLSLNPDYEIRKFDAAKTFLEELGKNPDVVTLDYRLPDMEGEEVLKRIKDYNPAIEVIIISEQEKIETAVNLLNLGAYDYIVKSRDIRDKLLNTVNNIRKQSHLQAKVAILQKEVQKKYSFANSIIGSSDSIKKVFTLIEKAIGNNISVTITGETGTGKELAAKAIHYNSPRKNFPFVAVNVAAIPKELIESELFGHEKGAFTGANFRRIGKFEEADKGTLFLDEIGEMDLTLQAKLLRALQEKEVTRIGSNKVVKTDCRIIVATHKNLLKEVKEGRFREDLYYRIFGLTIEMPPLRIRDKDIIILAKYFIQAFCKENKQEIPVLTNKAQKKLLNYSFPGNVRELKSVVELATVMSNNNEITEDDINFSNNEELYDPPISGMTLKEHTTRIIKLYLKKHENNIKEAAKELDIGYSTIYRVLRNEKVDDDE is encoded by the coding sequence ATGGCGAAATTTTCTATCTATGTAGTTGAAGACGATGAGTGGTATCGGGAATTACTTTCTCATAACCTTTCCCTTAACCCGGATTATGAAATCCGTAAATTTGATGCCGCCAAAACTTTCCTGGAAGAGCTGGGTAAGAACCCTGATGTAGTTACGCTGGACTACCGCCTGCCTGATATGGAAGGTGAAGAAGTACTGAAAAGGATAAAAGACTACAACCCTGCCATAGAAGTAATTATCATCTCCGAGCAGGAGAAAATAGAAACAGCGGTTAACCTGCTAAACCTCGGTGCCTATGATTATATCGTCAAATCGCGCGATATAAGAGACAAACTGCTCAACACTGTAAACAACATCAGGAAGCAATCTCACCTGCAGGCCAAAGTTGCCATACTTCAAAAAGAGGTGCAGAAAAAATACAGTTTTGCCAATAGTATCATAGGCAGCAGTGACAGTATCAAGAAAGTATTCACTCTTATTGAAAAAGCTATTGGCAACAATATTAGTGTTACAATTACCGGGGAAACGGGTACGGGAAAAGAGCTTGCAGCCAAGGCCATTCATTATAACTCCCCGAGAAAAAACTTCCCTTTTGTAGCAGTAAACGTAGCTGCCATACCCAAAGAATTGATAGAAAGCGAACTTTTCGGGCATGAAAAAGGTGCCTTCACCGGAGCAAATTTTCGCCGCATAGGTAAATTTGAAGAGGCTGATAAAGGCACTCTGTTCCTGGATGAGATTGGCGAAATGGATCTGACGCTTCAGGCAAAGCTGTTAAGGGCTTTACAGGAAAAGGAAGTAACACGTATCGGGAGTAACAAAGTAGTAAAAACCGACTGTCGCATTATAGTAGCAACACATAAAAATTTACTGAAGGAGGTGAAAGAGGGCAGGTTCCGTGAAGATCTTTATTACCGGATATTTGGCCTTACCATTGAAATGCCTCCACTGCGCATACGCGACAAGGACATTATAATTCTGGCAAAATACTTTATACAGGCCTTTTGCAAAGAAAACAAACAGGAGATACCTGTACTAACTAACAAAGCACAAAAAAAACTGCTTAACTATAGCTTCCCCGGCAATGTACGCGAGCTAAAATCTGTGGTGGAGCTGGCCACTGTTATGTCAAACAACAATGAGATTACAGAAGATGACATTAACTTCAGTAATAACGAAGAGCTCTATGACCCCCCGATTTCAGGCATGACACTGAAAGAGCACACTACAAGAATCATTAAATTGTACCTTAAAAAGCACGAAAACAATATTAAAGAGGCTGCAAAGGAGCTGGATATTGGTTATTCTACCATCTACCGCGTTCTTCGAAATGAGAAAGTTGATGACGATGAATAA
- a CDS encoding DUF1801 domain-containing protein: protein MSKIQKVDFKNIDDFLDYLPREELVIVEQLRTLIIETVPEVKEKLAYNVPFYYRHYRLLYIWPAGVPWGGLKSGVSLGFCYGAQINDGGYLNKQDKKQTASKNFKSVHEIDTFMLRDLICQSVEIDNELFSKKRDKNK, encoded by the coding sequence ATGAGTAAAATTCAAAAAGTTGATTTCAAAAATATTGATGATTTCCTGGACTATCTGCCCCGGGAAGAATTAGTTATTGTGGAGCAACTGAGGACTTTGATTATAGAAACGGTGCCGGAAGTGAAGGAGAAGCTGGCGTATAATGTGCCATTTTATTACCGGCATTACCGACTCTTATATATCTGGCCCGCGGGAGTTCCCTGGGGAGGCCTGAAATCTGGTGTTTCGCTTGGGTTTTGCTATGGAGCACAAATTAATGACGGAGGATACCTTAACAAGCAGGATAAAAAGCAAACAGCGAGTAAAAATTTTAAAAGTGTCCATGAGATCGACACTTTTATGCTACGAGATCTGATCTGTCAATCAGTAGAAATTGATAATGAACTTTTCAGTAAGAAACGAGATAAAAACAAATGA